The Streptomyces sp. NBC_00224 genome contains the following window.
GCCGGACCCGGTGCCGCTCTCCGCCACCCAGCAGAGCATGTGGTTCCTCAACCAGCTGGACGGGGCGGCCGCCACGTACAACATTCCGCTGGTGGTCCCGCTGGAGCGGGAGATCGACGTGGACGCCCTGCGGGCGGCCCTGGCCGATGTCGCCGACCGGCACGAGAGCCTGCGCACCCTGCTCCCGGAGACCGGCGGCACACCCCGCCAGGAGATAGCCGCGCCGGGCACCCTGCGGCCCGTGCTGCACGTCGTCGACTGCCCCGCGCAGGAGGTCGAGGCGCATGTCGCCCTGGCGCGCGGGCACCGCTTCGACCTCACCCGGCACCAGCCGCTGTGGGCCGGTCTGTACGGGACGGGAGCCGCGCGGACGCTGGTGATCGTCCTGCACCACAGCGCGGCCGACGGCTGGTCGCTGCGCCCGCTGGCCGAGGACCTGTCCGCCGCGTACGCGGCCCGCGCCGAGGGCCGCGACCCGGGCTGGGACGAACTGCCGGTCCAGTACGCCGACTACACCCTGTGGCAGCGCGAGTTGCTGGCAGGCGCCACCGGCCTGGCAGACCGTCAGCTGGCCTTCTGGAAGGACGCGCTCGACGGCCTTCCGGTGGAGATCCCGCTGCCCGCCGACCGCCCCCGCCCCCAGGCCCCGGGCCGCCGCGGCGGCCATCTGACCCTCGACGTCTCCGCCGACCTGCACCGCGCCCTGCTGCGCCTCGGAGACGAGAGCGGCGCGAGCCTGTTCATGGTGCTGCAGAGCGCCCTGGCCGCCCTGCTCACCCGCTGGGGCGCGGGCACGGACATCCCCGTCGGCACCCCCGTGGCCGGGCGCGCAGACGAGGCGCTCGACGACCTGATCGGCCTGATGGCCAACTCGCTGGTCCTGCGCACCGACACCTCGGGCGACCCCGAGTTCCGTGAACTGCTCGCCCGCGTACGGGACTTCGACCTGGCCGCCTACGACCACCAGGACCTGCCCTTCGACCGGCTCGTGGAGGAGCTCAACCCGGCCCGCACCCCGGCCCGCCACCCGCTCTTCCAGGTCATGCTCGCCCTGCAGAACAACACCGAGGCCGTGCTGCGGCTCGGCGGAAACGAGGCGCCGCTGCGGCCCAGCGCCACCGGCACCGCCAAGTTCGACCTCTTCGTGGACGTGGTGGAGCACCGCGGGCAGGACGGCGCCGGGGACGGCCTCGCCTGCCACATCGAGTACGCCGCCGACCTGTTCGACCACGCGACCGTGGAGCGCGCCGCGCTCGCCCTGCACGCCCTGCTGGCCGCCGTGGCGGACGATCCCGGTCTGCACCTCGGCGCCCTGCCCGCGCCCGAGCCCGCCGTCCGGGGCGAGGCGGCTTCGGATGCGCTGTTCGACGGCGCGGACCTGGAGCGCGAGCTCCTCGCCCGGGGCGATCTGCGCGACGCCGTGGCCCTGGCGGGCGCGGACGGGCGGCCGACCGTGTTCGCCGTGCCCACCCGGGCCGCCGCGACCGAGCAGGCGGCCCGCGCCCTGCGGCGCACCGACTCCGAGCCCGCTCCCCGGATCACCGCCGTCAGCGACCTGCCGAGGAACCCCGACGGCACCCTGGACACCGCGGCGCTCGGCCAACTGCCCGTCATCGACACCGAGACCGCCGAGCAGTGGGAGCGCGGCCTGGCCCAGCTGCCGGGCATCCGCTCGGCGACCGTGGCCCTGGAGGAAGTCACCGAGCAGATCGGCCGGTTGTACATCGGCTCGTCCTCCTCGCGCACGGACGCACCCGCGCACAGCTCCGACGCCGGCGCAGGCAAGGCCGTGCCCGCACTGAGCGAGGGGCCCGAGCTGCCCGAGCCGACGGTGGGCAGTTGGGCCGAGGCGCTGCGGCGGGCGGCCGAGGGCGGCCCGCACGCCGAGGTCGTCCACGTCCGCGCCGACGGCACCGAGACGCGGCGCGGCTACGCCTCGCTGATCGAGGAGGCCTCCCGCGTCCTGGGCGGCCTGCGCGAGCTCGGGCTGCGCCCCGGAGACCAGGTGATCCTCCAGTGCGAGGACACCGAGGACTTCCTCGCCACCCTGTGGGGCTGTGTCCTGGGCGGCTTCGTCACCGTGCCGCTGACCGTCCCCGTCTCGTACGCGACGACGTCGGCGCCCCTGACCAAGCTGGAGGGGGTGTGGGAGATGCTGCACCGCCCCTGGATCATCACCTCCGCGTCCGGCGAGGCGGGCCTGCGCGACCTCGCGCGGCGGCGGGAGTGGCCCGGTCTGCGGCTGACCACGACCGACGCGCTGCGCGCGGGAACCCTCGACGAGGACTGGCACCCCTCGCAACCCGACGACGTGGTGCTGATGCTGCTGACCTCGGGAAGCACCGGGCTGCCCAAGGCGGTCCGGCTCAGCCACCGCAACGTCCTGACCCGGGCGGCGGCCACCGCCTCCCTCAACTCGCTGACCGAGCACGACGTCTCGGTCAACTGGATCCCGCTCGACCACGTCACCGGTGTGGTCATGTTCCATCTGCGCGACGTCTATCTGGGCTGCCGCCAGGTGCACGCGCCGACCTCCTGGATCCTGGAGGACCCGCTGCGCTGGGTGGACCTGGCGCACCGGCACCGGGCCAGTGTCACCTGGGCGCCCAACTTCGCGTTCGGCCTGGTCAGTGAGCAGGCGCACCGGATGGCCGGGCGGCCCTGGGACCTGTCTCCCATGCGTCTGGTGATGAACGCGGGCGAAGTGGTGGTCGCCGCGACCGCGCGGCGCTTCCTGGAGGTACTGAAGCCCTTCGGGCTGCCGCAGGACGTCATGCACCCGTGCTGGGGCATGTCCGAGACCTCCTCGGTGGTCACCGACACCGTGCTCGCGGCCGAGCCGCAGCCCGGCGAGGAGACGTTCGTCAGCTGCGGGCTGCCCTACCCGGGCTTCGCCATGCGGATCGTGGACGACCAGGACCGTATCGTCGCCGAGGGCACCGCGGGCCGGCTCCAGGTGCGCGGCACCACCGTGACCTCCGCCTACCACGACAACCCGAAGGCGAACGCCGAGTCGTTCACCCCCGAGGGCTGGTTCGAGACCGGCGACCTGGCCTTCCTGCGCTCCGGCGAGCTCTACATCACCGGCCGCGCCAAGGACGTCATCATCGTCAACGGCGTCAACCACTACAGCCATGAGATCGAGTCCTGCGTCGAGGAACTCCCCTTCGTCGTACGGAGTTTCACCGCGGCCTGCGCGGTGCGCACCGACCCCGCGGCGGGCACCGACGAGCTCGCGCTCTTCTTCCACGTGGAGGAGGGCACGGACGTCACCCAGGCGCTGCGCGCCGTCCGCGGCAAGGTCACCCGGGAGATCGGCATCAGCCCGGCGCACCTGATGCCGGTCGAGGCGGCCGTGATCCCCAAGACGGAGATCGGGAAGATCCAGCGCACCCAGCTGCGCAAGCGGTTCGAGGCGGGCGAGTTCGACTCGGCCGCCCAGGCGTCGGAGATCCTGCTCGGCAGCACCGCGACCGTGCCGGACTGGTTCCTGCGCCCGGTGTGGCAGCGCGCCGAGCGCGTCCACGCCCCGGCCGTGCCCGGCGGGCACACCCTGGTGCTTGCCGGGCGCCACGCACCGGCCGCCGAGGTGGCCGACGCGGTCGCGGAGCGGCTGCGCGTACGGGGCGGGCGGTGCACGGTGGTCACCGCCGGGCCGGAGTTCGCCCGGCTCGACGCCGCCGCCTACCGGGTGCGCGTCGACGCGGCCGAGGACTACGGACGCCTGCTGGACGGGCTCGCGGCGGACGACCGGCCCGTGGACACCGTCCTGCACCTGGGCACGCTCGGCGTGGAAGGCGGCGAACCGGGGAGCGTGGGCGAGCTGTTGGAGGCTCAGCGCGACGGCGCCGACTCCCTGCTCTGCCTCGCCCAGGCCCTGACGGCCCGTCACACCTCGGGTCGCCGGGTCGCCGTCCACTTCGTCGGCGTGGAGGCTCAGGCGGTGCGCGCGGGTGAACGCCCCTCCTACGCGCACGGCGCCGTCGGCGGTCTCCTCAAGAGCCTGCGCGAGGAGCTGCCCTGGCTGAGCACCGTCCAGCTGGACCTGGCGGCCGGAGGCAGCCCGCACGAGACCGCCGAACTGCTGCTCGCCGAGGCCGCCGCGCCGGTGGCCGACGCCGAGGTGGCCTTCCGCGACGGGCAGCGCTGGATCCGCCGCCTCGCCCCGCTGCCCGACCCCCTGCCGCGCACGCCGGTGCCCGTCGCCGAGGGGTTCCGCCTCGTCAGCGGCGGCCTCGGCGGAGTGGCCGGGCGGCTGGCGGAGCACCTGCTCAGGACGCCGGGCACCCGGCTCCTCCTGGTCGGGCGCACCCAACTGCCCGACGAGGACAGCTGGGACAAGCACCTCGCCGAGGGCGGGCCGCTCGCCCGCCGGATCGAGACGTACCGGACCCTGCGCGAGCAGGGCGACGTGCGGTACGCGAGCGCCGACATCACCGACCTGGACGCGCTGCGCGCCGTCGTCGACGAGGCGTCCGCCGCCTGGTCCGCCCCGCTGGCCGGGGTGGTGCACCTCGCGGGCCGCTTCGAGCAGCGGGCGGTGGCCGATCTGGGCCTGGACGAGTGGCGGGCGGCGCTGGCCGCCAAGGTCACCGGCGGCTGGGCACTGCACCGGCTCGCCCAGGAGCACGCGGCCCGCTCGTTCGTCTCGTTCTCCTCGGTCAACGGCTACTTCGGCGGCTCCATGAGCAGCTCCTACGCCGCCGCCAACGCCTTCCTCGACGCCCTCGCCGCCCATCAGCGCGGCGCCGGCCTGGACGCGCAGAGCCTGGCCTGGAGCATGTGGGACGAGCTCGGCATGAGCGAGGGGTACGGCCTCAAGTCGCTGACGGAGGCACGCGGTTACCGCGTCCTGGACGCCTCCGCCGCACTGCGCTCCTTCGACCTGGCCCGCACCCTGGACGAGCCGCACCTGCTGATCGGCACCGACCGGGCCATGCCCTGGGTGCGCGGGCACGTCCGGGCAGCGCTGCGCCCGGTGCACCGCCTCGCGGGCCGGGTGGTCCTGGAGGACGACGCCGACCTCGGCGCCCTGTACACGGCGGCCGGGAAGTCCGCCGAGGCGGCCGGGGCCACCGGCAACTGGGTGCTGCGCGCGGCCGGTTCGTCGACGGCCGAGGCGGCCGGAGGAGCCTCCGACGACTCCGCCGAGGGGCTGCGCCGACTGGAGAAGATCCTCAGCGCCATCTGGTGCCGCGTCCTGGAGCGCGACCGGGTCGGCGTCGAGGAGAACTTCTTCGACCTCGGCGGCCACTCGCTGCTCCTGGTCCGCGCCCAGGGCGCGGTCAACGAGGAACTCGGCTGCGAGCTGAGCGTGGTGGACCTGTTCAGCCACCCCAGCGTCCGGGCGCTGGCCCGCCACCTCACCGACATCGGCGCCGGCGGCGCTCCCGCCGACCCCGTGCCCGCCACGGCGCCGGACAGCGCCCCGTCCGCCGGTCTCGACCGCGTACGGCAGCGGGCCGAGCGCCAGCGCGCCGCGCGGGCGGCCCGCCGCCCCGCCCCGAACACCCCGCACACCGAGCACGAAGGACCCCGTAACGATGGATGAGACAGACCGGCCGGAGTACGGGCCCGACACGGCGATCGCGGTCGTCGGCATGGCGGCGCGCCTCCCCGGCGCCGACACGGTCGAGGAGTTCTGGGAGAACCTGGCGGCGGGCCGGGAGTCGATCCGGCCCATCACCGACGAGGAGTTCCTGGCGGCGGGCGGCGACCCCGACGGTCTGGCCGACCCCGACCTGGTGCGGATGGCCTCGGTGGTCGAGGGCATCGACCGGTTCGACTCCGCCTTCTTCGGCTACAGCCCGGCCGAGGCCGAGGTCATCGATCCGCAGCAGCGCCTGCTCCTGGAGTGCGCCTACCACGCCCTGGAGGAGGCGGGATACGCCGACGGGCACGGCGACCTCCAGGTCGGCGTGTACGCGGGAGCGGGCGACAGCCGCTACTACCCCGGGCACGTCCACCCCCGCTTCGCCGGACAGAGCGCCTCGGTCGCCCTGGTCCACGCGGCCACCAGCAACTCGCTGGGCACCCTGGCCACCCGGATCTCGTACGAACTGGGCCTGACCGGGCCCAGCCTCTCGCTCCAGACGGCGTGTTCCACCGCGCTCGTCGGGATCCACACCGCCTGCCAGGACCTGATCGACTACCGGTGCGACGTCGCGCTCGCCGGGGCCGCCTCCCTCAACCCGTCGGCGCTGCTGGGCTATCGGCACGTGCCCGACGGGCCGTTCTCGCCGGACGGCCGCTGCCGGGCGTTCGCCGCCGACGCGGCGGGCACCTCCTCGGGCGACGGCGTCGGCATGGTGGTCCTCAAGCGCCTGGCGGACGCCCTCGCCGACGGCGACCGCGTCCGCGCGGTGATCCGGGGCTCGGCCATCAACAACGACGGCCGCCGCAAGGTCGGTTTCACCGCCCCCAGCACCGAGGGCCAGACGGAGGCGATCCTCGCCGCCCAGGTGGCCGCGGGCGTCGACGCCGACTCCATCGGCTATGTGGAGGCCCACGGCACCGCCACCCGCATCGGCGACCCCATCGAAGTGGCCGCCCTGACCCGGGCATTCCGCGAGAGCAGTGACCGCGAGCAGTTCTGCGCCCTGGGGTCGGTCAAGAGCAACATCGGCCACCTGGGCGCCGCCGCCGGGATCGCCGGGTTCATCAAGATCGTGCTGGCTCTGGAGCACCGGCAGATACCGCCGACCCTCCACTTCGAGCAGCCCAACCCGCTGATCGACTTCGCGGCGAGCCCGTTCCGGGTGCCGACCGCCCTTGAAGAGTGGGACTCCGGCTCCGCGCCGCGCCGGGCCGCCGTCAGCGCGTTCGGGGTCGGCGGCACCAACGCCCATGTGATCGTGGAGGAGGCCCCGCCCGCGCCGCCCGCACCGGCTCCCCGCAAGGAGGAGAACCCGCGCTGGCACGTGCTGCCGCTCTCCGCCCGCACCCCCGGCGCGCTGCGCGGACAGGCCGAGAGCCTCGGGCGCCACCTCACCGAACACCCCGAGCTCGATCTGACGGACGTCGCCCACACCCTGCGCACCGACCGTCCCGCCATGCCCCACCGGGCGGCGGTGGCGGCGCAGAGCGCCGAGCAGGCCGCGCGGATCCTGCTGCACCCGCTCCAGGCACCCGCCGAGGTGCGCGGCGAGGACGCCCCGCCGGTCGCGTTCCTGCTGCCCGGCGGCGGCACCCAGTACATCGGCATGGGCGCCGGGCTCTACCGCGATCTGCCGGTCTACCGGGACGCCGTCGACCGCTGTGCCGCGATCCTGCGGCCGGTGACCGGCCGCGATCTGCGCACCGCGCTGTACGAGCACTCCGAACCCGGCGGCGTCGACGCCTTCCTGGCCCTGGTGGTCACCGAATACGCCCTGGCCACCGCGCTGATGGAGCACGGCGTACGGCCCGCCGCCTTCATCGGGCACTCGCTGGGCGAGTACACCGCGGCCACACTGGCCGGGGTGATGACGCCGGAGGAGATGCTGCCGCTGGTCGCGGAGCGGATCCGGCTGATCGCCTCGGCCGGGGGCGCCACCGTGGGCGTGGCTCTCGGCGAGGAGGCCCTGCGCGGCTACCTCACCGACGACTTGTCGCTGGCGGCCGTCAACGGCCCGGCCGCCTGTACGGTCGCGGGGCGCCAGGACGCGGTGGCGGCCCTGGAGGCGCGGCTGCTCGCGGACGAGGTCGCCTTCCGCCGGCTGCGGTTGCCGGCGGCCGCGCACTCCCACGTCCTGGACCCGATCCTGCCCGCCTTCGCGGACGTGCTGCGGACCATGACACTGCGGGCGCCGACCATCCCGTACATCACCAATGTCACCGGCACCTGGGTCACCGACGAGCAGGCGACGAGCGTCGAGCACTGGCTCGACCACACCCGCCGCACCGTCCGGTTCGCGGACGGCATCGCCTCGCTCTGGCAGCACGGCAACCCGCTGTTCGTCGAGATCGGCCCCGGCGACAGCCTCGCCAAGCTGGCCGGGGCGCGGCTGGGGGACGCACCGGTGGCCACGGTCCCCACCATGCGCCACGCCAAGGCCGCCACCCCCGACGGACAGGTCTTCGCGGAGGCACTCGGCCGGCTGTGGAGCGCGGGCGTGCCCGCCGACATCACCGGCCCGGACGACGCGCGCGAGCCGTGCCGAGTGCCACTGCCGGGGTACGCCTTCGAGCGGCGCCGCCACTGGATCGAGGCGCCCGGCGCCAGGCCGACCGCCGGTACGGACGACGAGGCGGCGCCGGGGAGCGGCTCCGGCCGGGCACCCCGCCCCTACCTCACGACCGAGTACGCCGCGCCCCGGACCCCGCGGGAGCGCGCCGTGGCCGGGCACTGGGAGGAGGCCCTGGGCATCGAGGGCATCGGCATCCACGACAACTACTTCGACCTGGGCGGCGACTCGATGCGCGCCGTGATCCTCGCGGGCCGGATGCGCACCGAGGGCGTCCTGGACGTCCCGGCCGCCGCGTTCCTGTCGGCGCCCACCGTCGCGGGGCTCGTCGCGCTGGCCGGGCGCGGCGGCGCGGCCGGGCGGGACGCGTTCGCCCCGCTGCTGCCGCTGCGCGCCGACGGCGACCAGCGCCCGCTGTTCTGTGTGCACCCCGGCGCGGGCATCGCCTGGCGCTACACCGGTCTGCTGCCCCACCTCGGGGCCCGCCAGCCGGTCTACGGCCTCCAGGCCCACGGCCTGGACGGCACCCGGGAACCGGCCGCCGACGCCAAGGACATGGTCGACTCCTATCTCGCCCATCTGCGCGAGGTGCAGCCGGAGGGCCCGTACCGGCTGATGGGCTGGTCCTACGGCGGGTTCGTCGCCCACGCGATGGCCACCGCGCTGCAACGGCAGGGCGAGGAGGTCGAGTTGCTGGCCATGCTGGATGCCCCGCTGACCCAGGACGAGGCCGC
Protein-coding sequences here:
- a CDS encoding amino acid adenylation domain-containing protein, whose translation is MSVQEDTSSPLTGAQQGLWFAQRLDPANAAYNTAEYVEIHGPVDTALFETALRRTVGEAQTFALRFTDTADGPRSAPAAGDDWPLRLVDVSGEADPRAAAEAWIRADMATAADLSEGPLFTHALFTVAPDRFFWFLRAHHILLDGYSYKLVARRLSEVYAALAAGREVPESTFAPVSRLLDEETAYRASDRFVRDRAYWTGRFADSPGATGLTEAVAPPAASFLRRTSLLSAADTERLSTAAARLGGARNDLVVAAVAAYLHRVTAQHDIVLGLPTMSRLGSTALRTPGTASNILPLRLAVTPATTAGELVGAVAAELRDVRRHQQYRAEDLRRDLKLIGGARRLYGPVVNLVPFDEEPPFGGHRTTSHHLSGGAVEDLQISVRPGAGGEGLWIAFDANPALYTEAELEDHQQRLLLLLDQLAEADATLPLARTSLLHPGETPSYAPAEAARTAPDAVLPTRFEAQAARTPHAVAVTYEGASLTYAELNARANRIARLLVERGAGPGRVVALALPRSLELVVSLLAVVKSGAAYLPLDPGYPAERIRAVAADASPALLVTDAATAATLPETGAAAVAVGDPAVERDLAARPDTDLTDADRPAPLTPGDPAYIIHTSGSTGRPKGVVIPHSNVVRLFETSAAHFAFGPDDVWTLFHSYAFDFSVWEFWGPLLHGGRLVVVPYDTSRSPRDFLRLLRREGVTVLNQTPSAFQQLVQADQEAGDEDGPLALRYVVFGGEALEPAHLRPWLERHGDESPALVNMYGITETTVHVTHQRVTRELIEDPRARSVIGTALPDLRVYVLDHCLQPVPPGRVGEMYVAGPGLALGYLDRPELTAERFVADPFGAPGERMYRTGDLARRAADGTLEYAGRSDQQVKIRGFRIEPGEIEAALVGHPGVARAAVVTRETEGAADRILVAYAVPAPGSRPEPAELRRHLAESLPEHMVPSACVVLDALPLTANGKLDGKALPAPDFAAAATGRAPATGSQALVCRLYEELLRLPEGTVGADDNFFDLGGHSLLATRLMTRLRAATGAEVSMAVFFALPTPAALATHVTSDGGRPARPTLVRAERPDPVPLSATQQSMWFLNQLDGAAATYNIPLVVPLEREIDVDALRAALADVADRHESLRTLLPETGGTPRQEIAAPGTLRPVLHVVDCPAQEVEAHVALARGHRFDLTRHQPLWAGLYGTGAARTLVIVLHHSAADGWSLRPLAEDLSAAYAARAEGRDPGWDELPVQYADYTLWQRELLAGATGLADRQLAFWKDALDGLPVEIPLPADRPRPQAPGRRGGHLTLDVSADLHRALLRLGDESGASLFMVLQSALAALLTRWGAGTDIPVGTPVAGRADEALDDLIGLMANSLVLRTDTSGDPEFRELLARVRDFDLAAYDHQDLPFDRLVEELNPARTPARHPLFQVMLALQNNTEAVLRLGGNEAPLRPSATGTAKFDLFVDVVEHRGQDGAGDGLACHIEYAADLFDHATVERAALALHALLAAVADDPGLHLGALPAPEPAVRGEAASDALFDGADLERELLARGDLRDAVALAGADGRPTVFAVPTRAAATEQAARALRRTDSEPAPRITAVSDLPRNPDGTLDTAALGQLPVIDTETAEQWERGLAQLPGIRSATVALEEVTEQIGRLYIGSSSSRTDAPAHSSDAGAGKAVPALSEGPELPEPTVGSWAEALRRAAEGGPHAEVVHVRADGTETRRGYASLIEEASRVLGGLRELGLRPGDQVILQCEDTEDFLATLWGCVLGGFVTVPLTVPVSYATTSAPLTKLEGVWEMLHRPWIITSASGEAGLRDLARRREWPGLRLTTTDALRAGTLDEDWHPSQPDDVVLMLLTSGSTGLPKAVRLSHRNVLTRAAATASLNSLTEHDVSVNWIPLDHVTGVVMFHLRDVYLGCRQVHAPTSWILEDPLRWVDLAHRHRASVTWAPNFAFGLVSEQAHRMAGRPWDLSPMRLVMNAGEVVVAATARRFLEVLKPFGLPQDVMHPCWGMSETSSVVTDTVLAAEPQPGEETFVSCGLPYPGFAMRIVDDQDRIVAEGTAGRLQVRGTTVTSAYHDNPKANAESFTPEGWFETGDLAFLRSGELYITGRAKDVIIVNGVNHYSHEIESCVEELPFVVRSFTAACAVRTDPAAGTDELALFFHVEEGTDVTQALRAVRGKVTREIGISPAHLMPVEAAVIPKTEIGKIQRTQLRKRFEAGEFDSAAQASEILLGSTATVPDWFLRPVWQRAERVHAPAVPGGHTLVLAGRHAPAAEVADAVAERLRVRGGRCTVVTAGPEFARLDAAAYRVRVDAAEDYGRLLDGLAADDRPVDTVLHLGTLGVEGGEPGSVGELLEAQRDGADSLLCLAQALTARHTSGRRVAVHFVGVEAQAVRAGERPSYAHGAVGGLLKSLREELPWLSTVQLDLAAGGSPHETAELLLAEAAAPVADAEVAFRDGQRWIRRLAPLPDPLPRTPVPVAEGFRLVSGGLGGVAGRLAEHLLRTPGTRLLLVGRTQLPDEDSWDKHLAEGGPLARRIETYRTLREQGDVRYASADITDLDALRAVVDEASAAWSAPLAGVVHLAGRFEQRAVADLGLDEWRAALAAKVTGGWALHRLAQEHAARSFVSFSSVNGYFGGSMSSSYAAANAFLDALAAHQRGAGLDAQSLAWSMWDELGMSEGYGLKSLTEARGYRVLDASAALRSFDLARTLDEPHLLIGTDRAMPWVRGHVRAALRPVHRLAGRVVLEDDADLGALYTAAGKSAEAAGATGNWVLRAAGSSTAEAAGGASDDSAEGLRRLEKILSAIWCRVLERDRVGVEENFFDLGGHSLLLVRAQGAVNEELGCELSVVDLFSHPSVRALARHLTDIGAGGAPADPVPATAPDSAPSAGLDRVRQRAERQRAARAARRPAPNTPHTEHEGPRNDG
- a CDS encoding type I polyketide synthase; this encodes MDETDRPEYGPDTAIAVVGMAARLPGADTVEEFWENLAAGRESIRPITDEEFLAAGGDPDGLADPDLVRMASVVEGIDRFDSAFFGYSPAEAEVIDPQQRLLLECAYHALEEAGYADGHGDLQVGVYAGAGDSRYYPGHVHPRFAGQSASVALVHAATSNSLGTLATRISYELGLTGPSLSLQTACSTALVGIHTACQDLIDYRCDVALAGAASLNPSALLGYRHVPDGPFSPDGRCRAFAADAAGTSSGDGVGMVVLKRLADALADGDRVRAVIRGSAINNDGRRKVGFTAPSTEGQTEAILAAQVAAGVDADSIGYVEAHGTATRIGDPIEVAALTRAFRESSDREQFCALGSVKSNIGHLGAAAGIAGFIKIVLALEHRQIPPTLHFEQPNPLIDFAASPFRVPTALEEWDSGSAPRRAAVSAFGVGGTNAHVIVEEAPPAPPAPAPRKEENPRWHVLPLSARTPGALRGQAESLGRHLTEHPELDLTDVAHTLRTDRPAMPHRAAVAAQSAEQAARILLHPLQAPAEVRGEDAPPVAFLLPGGGTQYIGMGAGLYRDLPVYRDAVDRCAAILRPVTGRDLRTALYEHSEPGGVDAFLALVVTEYALATALMEHGVRPAAFIGHSLGEYTAATLAGVMTPEEMLPLVAERIRLIASAGGATVGVALGEEALRGYLTDDLSLAAVNGPAACTVAGRQDAVAALEARLLADEVAFRRLRLPAAAHSHVLDPILPAFADVLRTMTLRAPTIPYITNVTGTWVTDEQATSVEHWLDHTRRTVRFADGIASLWQHGNPLFVEIGPGDSLAKLAGARLGDAPVATVPTMRHAKAATPDGQVFAEALGRLWSAGVPADITGPDDAREPCRVPLPGYAFERRRHWIEAPGARPTAGTDDEAAPGSGSGRAPRPYLTTEYAAPRTPRERAVAGHWEEALGIEGIGIHDNYFDLGGDSMRAVILAGRMRTEGVLDVPAAAFLSAPTVAGLVALAGRGGAAGRDAFAPLLPLRADGDQRPLFCVHPGAGIAWRYTGLLPHLGARQPVYGLQAHGLDGTREPAADAKDMVDSYLAHLREVQPEGPYRLMGWSYGGFVAHAMATALQRQGEEVELLAMLDAPLTQDEAADPAATERQVASLLVRVAGLEMPDGGARDVDEVVRLIGEDGAERGPSPVTREEALAIARVMRNNLAIAGEFAPEVFRGDVLFFSATEDAPASAEPADLSLATGKADSWRPYVGGVLTDHAVPCGHYEMTEPEPVARIGAVLAAALRPAAG